GACAACCTGGTGCTGATAGAATGATGCGACCAGCTGCTCATCAAGGAAATTATAAGATTAAAAATGATAATATTGTAAGGATTCAATAAAGGTAACAAATTAGTTTTCACTTGGTAACAATTATTTATGAACCACTTATCTTGTTACGACAAAAATATCTTATCATTGCTTCATATATAAAAGTGACAAGAAAGAACTATACATAGAAGGCAGCCTTAACTGTGATTGATCATCAAAAATTTATTTCTAACTGAAATCCAAGAATTTTACAAAGGAGCTCATACAACAAAAGTTTCTGGCATACTTCACAATGATGGTACTCACATATCCAGAGGCATCAGCACTATGTGTATATAATCTtctcaaaagatctttgcaaagtaACAAAAAGTGTAAAGCATTTCTTATTGAATAAGAAGGAACAGGCATAACGAACCTGTGTACTTCTGACAAGCTCTAGAGAAAAATTTAGTGAGGGGCTTAGTGGGCTAGCTGATCCCACATCATAACTGATTGCATAATCCCAgttcttcaagtcctcaaaagGCAAACAATTCATGCTTCCATCTGTTGGAGTGCCTAAAAAGATACATGAAATGGGGCAAACAAAAGTATAAATAGAAGGCCCTGAAATTGATACATGATAGGAAAAGAAAAGGCTTGTAAGAGATAAACATCAATATATCCAAATGTAGGAAGCCAGCATATGAATTCTAAGAGCAAACAGCTATTGCACAAGCCATAGCAGAAAAAAAAGCATGCCAAAGAAAcatttggattcactagaattgaAATTTTGGGAACAAAGTTTTTCCCATATATGGATACTTGAGATAATATGTACTCTGCTATGGAAATCTTACAACTTCTCAATTTTTTCGCTTGTAAGCACAATAATGGATGGATACCTGTATTAATTAGATAGACTACGCGTTTGCTAACTTTTTAGTATTCCTCTGTGGTCCAGAAATTTTATTAGGCTTTGGTCTGTCCTATTATGTATGTTTTTATAGAAACTGTGGGTTTCGATCTACACCGAATGGCTGAGGAAAACTCGATGATGTGATGTTCTCTTGCTTATATTTTGCAATTTACTCTTTAGATGGATTAAGGTTGGGATCAAACATGAGTTAATTCCCATTCAAATACAATTGTCTATAGTGTTACACTTTTATATGAAAGGATTTCCGCTAATGAGATTCTTCTCCATGCTGAATAAAATAATGTAAACACAGTCTCTCAAGATGATAGAATAGAGTTAAATAAAGAACTCAGTCTAGAATGTACACATAAAAAGAAGATAATATGTGATAGCCTCAAATTTTTATTGAAGTATGAAGTAAAAAAAAAGTTCCGGTAATAGGAAGGTTCAGTAACACTCACTAAGCCAGTCACTAAGTGGCTTGTATTGTGCCCCTGCACTTAATCCCCCTATTCTTCCAACTAACCATGCACCATAGGGAACCATAGAGGGTTCCTCGCCGGGTACTGCAAAGAAAGGTAATATGAGCATACTATAATATGACTAGATATAAGAGAAATATTAGAAAAaaacataagcaaaattattcgaTTAAAGTTAGGGCCGGCATCTACTTACAGAGAAATGGCACAACAGATGCCCCCAATGATAGATTCTGGGAATCATATCTTAAACCGATAACGCTATTATTTTCTGAAAGCATGCTGCAAAACAGAAAATTTTATCTTCGTCACTTATGGTTCATATAAATATTTAGATATAAACAGAAGGAATATTTTCTGATTTATAGTGCAGCTGTTTCTTAACGCTGTCAAGTAACAAATTAGTGAAACGATATGAACAGCAACATTCATGGTATGCACCAAATGTGAAAGAATACATTAAGTAATTACAATCTACCTGTTTCCAGCTTGCAAAGGAATTGTCGCAAAGGAACCAATACCACCCTCAGGAAAATGAACGCTTAACTTCAAAGTGCTGGATAAACAAATTATAAGAGAAATCAGCACTATCTATCCACATAGTCCATCAAATTGAAATCGTTGACAATTTTGGCCATCGAACAATGAAGCACTTACGGTTTCGCCGTTGACACAAGAAAGTGCGCAACGGTACCTGGATTATACAGATCACTACAAAATCCCAGTCAATCATGAATATTGTGTTAGTTATTAATAATGATATCATAAATGGCATATAAATAATATGACTTTTGGTAAAACTATGCAATGGCCACCTCTGCCATCGAAGCTGAGCCTCCCCGCCAGCTGGTGATGCCTAGTGAAATATAGTTAGGGAAAATCAACTTTTCTTGCAATAAAATATCCGGGAAAACTAAGGGGCACAATCATGAAAATAGAACAGCCATCTATACATTAGAAAACATCGATCGCTACCTACCAAGTATATATCATATTTTTGATAACTTTTAAACCGTTAAAAGCTTAGCGAGCTTTAACAAGTTCTGTGGTGTAAGCTATAATAGACACAATTTTACCCATATATAAGGTAAAAGCTTAGCGAGCCTTAACAAAACTGGGAAAAAAATTATATCACGAACGGCGTTCGCTGGATACAGTTGCGGTCAAATCGACATGAGGATCCTGCAGCATCTTGAGCATGACCCCTGCATTCACGCTCCCAGCTTGATTGAAGTAGTCGTCGAAAAGGCCGCGTAGCGAGGGCTTCCCGAACCACTGCTCGTAGCCCGGCACCTGCATGCTGCATGCTCAAGACCACTATCAGTCACTTCAGCACACACATAGAGAACATAGGTATATGCAATTCATAGATTAATTCCCTTTTTGAACTAATTCATAGATCAACCTTTTTGTTATTTAACTTAATATCCATATATAGACTTAAAGCGTTCCTTCCAGTTCAAATCGACACATGGATACAACTAGTCAAACATGAGTCTGAAATTCTAAACCCGATTGATGTTGGTAATGAGTCCTGTCACTCATGGATGGAGCATAGGATCAATCAATCAAAACACGGTCAGTAGTGTGGTGTGTCGACATCGTCATTAGTCCTATTGGAGAGCATAGGATCTGCCCAACAGTGATGTTTTTGACGGGAGAGACTATGAGTGACCGAGGGGGGACGGGAGGGGCAGGCACCTGGTGCGGGCGGCGTTGGGAGGGGGCTCGATGAGGGGCGGCACCTCCACCCTAGGCTccggtggcggcgccggcggccacTCCCGCGCCGGTTTGCTCCGGGAAGTCCCCATCGCTCTCTCCTATGCCCCGATTGCTGGTCTCCTCCCTCTCCGGTTACACCTATCCGCCGACGCTCCTCGCTCGCCGCCGATCGGAAATCGCAGCCCGATCCGAACCCCCGGGTGGTATTCTCCTTCGGGCTTTTTATCTCTCTCatccctcctcgtttctttcttgacaaaCAAGCACAAGGCTCTTTCTTCTAAGCCTACGGCCGTGGGGCGATCGATCATTGCGTGCCGTCCGAGCCGGGGACTGAGATTTGTATTCGGCCGTCCTGAGTCCTGACCTCCATGTCCACGGCTAAGGGCGGACTCTGGAGTCTGAAATCTCTGAATGTCTCAACACTTGTTCCGGTCTCTTTCTTCAGAAATCGCAGTGTCTCTGCCACCCTACAAACAGAGGAAAAAACCCACCCCACTCTAGAGTATTTTTTTTCAGCAGTAAACCACAGTTTATTAAGGAGTTCGGTTTACAGGAATGATAAACGGGTCATGGGGTATGCCCAGCCACAAACGGCGCCCCTCTATTAAAGAAGATGAAAATTTAGCTAAAGCTATGAGCCTCGGAATTTAAAGTATTTGTGGCACAATCCTTTGTTACGGGCCAGCCGGGGCCGCCACACCTCCCCATCCTCCCCCCGCCGCAGCTAGAGGAAGCCGTCCGGGCTTCGCtgcggggctccatgggcgcgGGGCTCTTCCCTGAATTTGGGTCACCGGCGGCTTGGCGTGGCTATCGTTCTGGGCAACACGTGAAACAATGGTGTCGGGCACGCGCGTGATGGCGTTGTGGCTCATGCGTGGCTCCGGTTGGCTGCGGGCGTGTGGAGGCGGGACCGGAGGGTGTTCGGCGAGTTTGACAGGGCCCGGAGGTGGTGACAAGATAGGTGCCGTTGGAGGGCAGGGCTAGCCTGTCGTGGTTGCCCTGGCGGCCTGAGTTGTCGGCTAGCTTGGGCGTCCCCGTCTGGATCTGAATGATCAGATCTGATGGGCCGGGGCGTGTTTGTTTCTCCCAATGGCGTTGTCCCGCAGTTGGTCAGTGATGCTACCTGACCCTTGGCCATCTCCGGCATTGCCGAGTTGGGATCCGTGGGTGGTTGGGAGTGGCATTCACACACTATCCTGTCAGTGTAGGGTTGTTGGCGGGGGTTGCTGGTCCATGGTGGTGGATGATGGCCAGGTCGCATAGGTATTGGGGGCTGACTTGGTCCGTGTTGTCACAAGCTTTCACGTTATGGTCCACTTGCTTGCTACATGTGGCGTCGGTCCGTGTTGCGCTCTCTAGGCACTGTTGTGTCATCCGACGGATCGGCGCCGAGGACAACGAATTTGCAGGTGCTCAAGCGTGTTTGGCGGCGGTCGTCGGTGGTCATTTGGTTGTGTCCTCCCCGGTCCACTGGAACCAGCTGGGGACGCGAGTGTGGGCGCTTCCTATGGTGGGGGCGCCGACCCAGGCAAAGTGACTGATGTCGGACTAGGAGTGAAAGAAGACGCCTTTTGCTTCTACTCCCATGCTTGGGTGGTCTTGATGTGGATGGTTGGCGGTGCCTAGGGGCATGGATGCCCGGGCGGTGGTCCTGGATGGTGAGCTCCATGTTTGGTTTTTCTAGCAGGCTCCATGGTGGCGGTGGTGACTTCACCTATTGGTCGTGTCTCGTGTGGATGGCAAGGGTCTAGTGGTGGGAGGCTCTGGTCTGCTCTGGCAGTGCCCAGATATGTGGTGTGGCTGGTCCGACCCTCATTACGGTGATGATCGGGATCCGTACCGTGGTATAGATGAGTTTCTGAGCGAAAGCTTGCGTTCTGGGTAAAAAAACATCAAGATGATTTTTTTTCTAGTATAAATCATGAATTGCAGATCGTTGCCAATCATATTGTTCCCTGTTTTGCTCTCCATTGGTAATGAGAGGTGAAAAAAAAGCAAGAAGCGGTGCATGAGATTGACGGATCATACTTTTTTTCCctttttaccgaaaaaggctttcgccccgctttctAGATAAAGCAAACCGCCCGAGCCAAACAGCCAACAgagttcacacacacacacaaacacaaacactcAAAGTCACAGCCACACACACCGCACGGTACCAGgagggttaatgctgagggcacagctcaacaagccctaagAACAAAAGGACACACACAAAGACCGCCACGGACGAGTCCAGCCTAATcaggctccggcggcggtggcggaagcGGGGGCGCCATGCGGAAGGCCATCGATCGAAGGTCGATGAGGAGGGTGTCAATGACGCTCCCGTccggggggcggctaagcggccgccaaagctgcaaataGCCACACATTTTGAAAATCGCGTCAGTCGCACGTCGCAGAGGCACTTTCTGAATAACGAGCTTGTTGCGAATATTCCAAAGCGTCCATGCTAGGATCCCAATGCACAGCCATCTAATATGGCGGTAACGCGGGGAGGAGGCATGGATCTCCGCGAGTAGGTCAGGGAAGTTGGTATTGCACCACTGTCCGCCGACCGTTTCACGGAAGCACGACCACAGGAACTGGGCAGTGGGGCAGTTGAAGAAAATGTGGTTCGAATCCTCCACCGTGGCGCACAGGGGACACATCCCGTCCCCAGGGCCATTGCGCTTGCGGACTTCCACCCCAGAGGGGAGCCGTCCCCGGATCCACTGCCAGAGGAATATCTGGATCTTGAGGTGGAGACGAATGTCCCAGATCAGGCTAAAGGGCTcaggggccagcgaaggggcgatgGCAGCATACAAAGACTTCGAGGAGAAGCTTCCCAAGGGCTCCAGGCGCCACGCCATGGAGTCGGCGGCGCCCTCTACATCCATTGGCAAGAGAGCGATGCCCTGTAGAAGGGCGTCCCACGCGTGAACCTCCTGGGGGCCAAAGGAGCGCCGAaaggcgaggcgccctaagtcaataagggccgtctcGACGGAAATTCGGGGGTCTGCCGCAA
This DNA window, taken from Triticum aestivum cultivar Chinese Spring chromosome 1D, IWGSC CS RefSeq v2.1, whole genome shotgun sequence, encodes the following:
- the LOC123177551 gene encoding uncharacterized protein: MGTSRSKPAREWPPAPPPEPRVEVPPLIEPPPNAARTSMQVPGYEQWFGKPSLRGLFDDYFNQAGSVNAGVMLKMLQDPHVDLTATASPAGGEAQLRWQSDLYNPGTVAHFLVSTAKPTLKLSVHFPEGGIGSFATIPLQAGNSMLSENNSVIGLRYDSQNLSLGASVVPFLLPGEEPSMVPYGAWLVGRIGGLSAGAQYKPLSDWLSTPTDGSMNCLPFEDLKNWDYAISYDVGSASPLSPSLNFSLELVRSTQLVASFYQHQVVLREVKGGPRFEDADEIVNYIDFGVELATRVGKDKPTDDADNSSFQIAANWQANKNFLVKGKLGPSKSSVALAFKSWWKPMFTFSFTAVNDHSKGTRGYGFGIHVDDQRDPDSSHLL